A stretch of the Streptococcus himalayensis genome encodes the following:
- a CDS encoding helix-turn-helix transcriptional regulator, translating into MKHEAIMTDDFLPVKVIIHNEQMPANTPPHWHRSIEVNAMLEWPLSKIGVAGETFEAETGRIWMANSMSPHFNQSLTSIGKRRAVSIQYPFHFVKSLYPDIEKGSFILNSQESFTKEQWEIYQIELFPRMEKLYDLHKENEQLYRLQVHIVILEILHILLKNFFTTAIPLSKIALTNEMVERIHAVVDYVDTYYNSEISLEDIARLLHLSRGYTAQMLKENLGMTLGEYVSFIRCQKARKDLLNLSLTQTEIAQRHGFSGLRTMNRQLVQHFGVTAKEFRAFSQVSD; encoded by the coding sequence ATGAAACACGAAGCAATCATGACAGATGATTTTCTACCCGTTAAAGTCATTATTCACAATGAACAGATGCCAGCGAATACTCCCCCACACTGGCATAGATCCATAGAAGTCAATGCTATGCTTGAATGGCCCCTGAGTAAGATAGGAGTTGCTGGAGAGACATTCGAAGCGGAAACGGGACGAATCTGGATGGCAAATAGTATGTCTCCTCATTTCAATCAAAGTTTAACATCAATTGGAAAAAGACGAGCTGTATCCATACAGTACCCCTTTCATTTTGTTAAAAGTTTATATCCTGATATTGAGAAAGGAAGTTTTATCCTGAATTCCCAAGAAAGTTTTACGAAAGAGCAGTGGGAAATCTATCAAATAGAACTTTTTCCACGGATGGAAAAACTCTATGATCTTCATAAGGAAAATGAACAACTCTATCGATTGCAGGTTCATATTGTAATCTTAGAAATTCTACATATTCTCTTAAAAAATTTTTTTACAACAGCAATTCCCTTATCAAAAATTGCTTTAACAAATGAGATGGTCGAGAGAATTCATGCTGTTGTAGACTATGTAGATACTTATTATAACAGTGAAATCTCACTTGAAGATATTGCGCGACTGTTGCATCTCTCCAGAGGATATACTGCTCAGATGCTAAAAGAAAATTTAGGCATGACATTGGGGGAGTATGTTTCCTTTATCCGTTGTCAAAAAGCTAGAAAAGACTTACTCAACCTTTCATTAACGCAGACGGAAATTGCTCAACGTCATGGATTTTCTGGATTGCGAACAATGAATCGACAACTAGTTCAGCACTTTGGTGTGACAGCTAAAGAATTTCGAGCATTTAGTCAAGTATCGGACTGA